A genomic segment from Klebsiella africana encodes:
- a CDS encoding LacI family DNA-binding transcriptional regulator, with protein MNPRKPSVTAQDVARRAGVSRAVVSRALSNNGSISPDARARVLRAAEELGYQVNFLAQGLNRQRSHLIGVIVSRISDPFRSTLLDALLNEIQRQGFQALVSEIHSEQDLAQTLRRFAQFRVSGVIVTSGQPPEALVNECVQQHIPVVGINRQPTIPGVDYVCSDNAAGAELAADQLLRSGCQRFGWLNYSPSTWAGCMRGEAFSRALQTRGVDVERHLAILACPEEGYAGGLQAAALADEALEGVFCANAQLACGFLDGMRQRGREAPEDFQLIGFDNTPPTAQYSYQLTTLHQDVAAIARQALARLQERTVDPLRPSRTTWVEVTLIHRRTSPFVI; from the coding sequence ATGAACCCACGTAAACCCAGCGTCACCGCCCAGGATGTTGCCCGGCGAGCGGGCGTCTCCCGGGCGGTGGTGTCCCGGGCGTTGAGCAACAACGGCAGCATCTCTCCCGACGCCCGGGCGCGGGTGTTGCGCGCCGCTGAAGAGCTGGGGTATCAGGTTAACTTCCTCGCCCAGGGGCTGAATCGCCAGCGCAGCCACTTAATCGGCGTGATCGTCTCGCGCATCAGCGATCCTTTTCGCAGTACCCTGCTTGATGCGCTGCTTAACGAGATCCAGCGTCAGGGCTTTCAGGCGCTGGTGAGCGAGATCCACAGCGAGCAGGATCTGGCGCAGACCTTGCGTCGTTTCGCTCAGTTTCGCGTCTCCGGGGTTATCGTCACCTCCGGCCAACCGCCGGAGGCGCTGGTGAACGAGTGCGTCCAACAGCATATTCCGGTCGTGGGCATAAACCGTCAGCCGACGATCCCCGGCGTGGATTACGTTTGTTCTGACAACGCCGCCGGCGCCGAACTGGCGGCCGACCAGCTGTTGCGCAGCGGCTGCCAGCGGTTTGGCTGGCTCAACTACTCGCCTTCCACCTGGGCCGGATGCATGCGCGGGGAGGCGTTCAGCCGAGCGCTGCAGACGCGCGGAGTGGACGTCGAACGCCACCTGGCGATCCTCGCCTGTCCGGAAGAAGGTTACGCGGGCGGGCTCCAGGCCGCGGCGCTCGCCGACGAGGCGCTGGAGGGGGTCTTCTGCGCCAACGCCCAGCTTGCCTGCGGCTTTCTCGATGGAATGCGCCAGCGCGGCAGAGAGGCGCCTGAGGATTTCCAGCTGATTGGTTTTGATAACACGCCGCCGACCGCGCAATATAGCTACCAGCTCACCACGCTACATCAGGATGTGGCGGCGATCGCCCGCCAGGCGCTCGCCCGGCTGCAGGAGCGTACCGTCGACCCTTTACGACCTTCACGCACCACCTGGGTGGAGGTGACGTTAATTCACCGGCGCACGTCGCCCTTTGTTATCTGA
- the iraM gene encoding anti-adapter protein IraM, whose translation MKWTILNTLICPQSGIAFSAISSLRFLKFIMWYEADVILLPGESMKLYSSRVLINDQYHSLKIYNITVYDEAQWEKLRERPSCPYHAGGERSDSCFYQSFCAIKRCPNNIPRSEPWR comes from the coding sequence ATGAAATGGACTATTCTTAATACCCTGATCTGCCCGCAATCCGGCATCGCCTTCTCGGCAATATCCAGTCTGCGTTTCTTAAAATTTATCATGTGGTACGAGGCCGATGTGATCCTGCTGCCCGGCGAGTCGATGAAGCTCTATTCCTCGAGAGTTTTAATTAATGACCAATATCATTCATTAAAAATCTACAATATTACGGTGTACGACGAGGCGCAATGGGAAAAATTACGTGAGCGGCCATCTTGCCCATACCATGCCGGCGGCGAGCGGTCTGACTCCTGTTTTTACCAGTCCTTTTGCGCAATTAAGCGCTGTCCGAATAATATACCCCGCAGCGAACCCTGGCGTTAG
- a CDS encoding inositol monophosphatase family protein, producing the protein MTEAQRESLCALIRRAGAHAQALRDAGLQVDKKARQDFVSQADLAVEQEIKGWLQAHFPQEGFLGEESGFAGDDQTVWVLDPVDGTTNFILGMDYWCVSLARVCQGELSHGIIYAPDRDEFFFAARGEGAYLNGQRLTLREPDPDAVVVGMGRSSRAPASDYARAIATLLDAGLEYRRFGAGALMLAHVAAGQLHAYYEAHMNSWDALAGMLLIEEAGGTCNAFLADAGLRRGNLVLAGCASVQPRLAALLAK; encoded by the coding sequence ATGACGGAAGCACAACGAGAGTCATTATGCGCCTTGATTCGCCGGGCTGGCGCCCACGCCCAGGCGCTGCGCGATGCGGGATTGCAGGTCGATAAAAAAGCGCGCCAGGACTTCGTATCGCAAGCGGATCTCGCGGTAGAACAGGAGATTAAAGGCTGGCTGCAGGCGCACTTTCCACAGGAGGGTTTCCTCGGCGAGGAGAGCGGTTTCGCAGGTGACGACCAGACCGTCTGGGTACTGGATCCCGTCGATGGCACCACCAACTTTATCCTCGGCATGGATTACTGGTGTGTCTCGCTGGCGCGAGTGTGCCAGGGCGAACTGTCGCACGGCATCATCTACGCCCCCGATCGCGATGAATTTTTCTTCGCCGCCCGCGGCGAGGGCGCGTATCTCAACGGCCAGCGCCTGACGTTACGCGAACCGGATCCGGATGCGGTGGTGGTGGGTATGGGGCGCTCCAGCCGCGCCCCGGCCAGCGACTACGCCCGGGCCATCGCTACCCTGCTCGACGCAGGCCTGGAATATCGCCGCTTCGGCGCGGGCGCCCTGATGCTGGCGCATGTCGCCGCCGGCCAGCTCCATGCCTATTATGAAGCGCATATGAACAGCTGGGACGCGCTGGCAGGCATGCTGTTGATTGAGGAGGCGGGCGGAACGTGCAATGCGTTTCTCGCCGATGCGGGCCTGCGGCGAGGCAACCTTGTGCTGGCCGGCTGCGCAAGCGTCCAGCCGCGGCTGGCGGCCCTGCTGGCGAAATGA
- a CDS encoding MBL fold metallo-hydrolase, with amino-acid sequence MKIDVLGCGSAFSCTQNTSALRVIDADNKQWLIDCGPTVPRALWQRGGGVNDIDAIYFTHVHPDHCTGLTVLLNNWKSGSRQKPLIIYCQPAQQPVLMQLAALANWPQADLGFTIDWQECREAWTWQDWQIRTASTQHELSNRAIRITIAGQTLFYSGDGRPTADSLSLMAGAGLAFQECASVAALDDDASHGDFPSCLMLFRTLQLPALGLYHCEDASLLALKQACQPWPGLFVSRDGLTLTLPRPTLTDETHIL; translated from the coding sequence ATGAAAATAGATGTGCTTGGCTGCGGGAGCGCCTTTTCCTGCACGCAAAATACCTCCGCGCTGCGGGTGATCGACGCGGACAATAAACAGTGGTTAATCGACTGCGGCCCCACCGTTCCCCGCGCGCTCTGGCAGCGCGGCGGCGGGGTCAATGATATTGACGCGATCTACTTCACCCACGTCCATCCGGATCACTGCACCGGTCTGACGGTGCTGCTGAATAACTGGAAAAGCGGTTCCCGCCAGAAGCCGCTGATTATCTACTGCCAACCAGCGCAGCAGCCGGTGCTCATGCAGCTGGCCGCGCTGGCGAACTGGCCGCAGGCGGACCTTGGTTTCACCATCGACTGGCAGGAATGCCGCGAAGCCTGGACGTGGCAGGACTGGCAGATCCGCACTGCCTCCACCCAGCATGAACTGAGTAATCGTGCCATCCGCATCACCATTGCCGGGCAGACGCTGTTTTACAGCGGTGATGGCCGGCCAACCGCCGACTCATTGTCCCTGATGGCTGGCGCCGGGCTGGCATTTCAGGAGTGCGCCTCGGTAGCAGCCCTGGACGATGACGCCTCCCATGGCGACTTTCCCTCCTGCCTGATGCTGTTCAGAACGCTGCAGCTCCCGGCGCTGGGGCTCTATCACTGCGAGGATGCTTCCCTGTTGGCGCTGAAGCAGGCCTGTCAGCCGTGGCCGGGCTTATTCGTTTCCCGGGATGGACTCACCTTAACGCTGCCGCGTCCCACGCTCACTGACGAGACGCACATCCTATGA
- a CDS encoding ABC transporter ATP-binding protein, giving the protein MSYLQISGLKISYGDKVVLHNIDLAVEQGEMIALLGPSGCGKTTLLNALCGFIPVQSGEVAIASRTITHLAPEQRNITMVFQSYALWPHLTVARNIGYGLKLRKWRGADIARRVAELLRIVNLEGLGEVKVTELSGGQRQRVALARALAIEPQVLVLDEPLSNLDAKVRLNVRHEIKSLQKKLGFTSLIVTHDQQEALVMADRIAVLNQGRIEQTGTPEEIYQRPATPFVADFMGADNKITSGELSATAISGLSAAQQGDNVIYFRSADAALVELTQPAPQEGLALEGVVEQSAFLGNLYRHSVRCHDRLLLADAGQCWPTKSRVRLHVPTPALHIFPLPPSS; this is encoded by the coding sequence ATGAGTTATTTACAGATCTCCGGCCTTAAAATTAGTTATGGCGATAAGGTGGTTTTACATAATATCGATCTGGCGGTAGAGCAGGGAGAGATGATTGCTCTACTGGGCCCGTCGGGATGCGGAAAAACCACGCTGCTGAACGCCCTCTGCGGCTTTATCCCGGTGCAAAGCGGCGAGGTGGCTATTGCCAGCCGAACGATCACTCATCTTGCGCCGGAGCAGCGCAATATCACTATGGTATTTCAAAGCTACGCCCTGTGGCCGCACCTGACGGTAGCGCGCAATATCGGCTATGGCCTGAAGCTGCGCAAATGGCGCGGGGCGGATATCGCGCGGCGGGTGGCGGAGCTGTTGCGAATAGTGAACCTTGAAGGGCTTGGCGAAGTGAAAGTCACCGAACTGTCGGGCGGTCAGCGGCAGCGGGTGGCGCTGGCGAGAGCCCTGGCCATAGAGCCCCAGGTGCTGGTGCTGGATGAGCCGTTATCTAATTTGGATGCCAAAGTACGCCTGAATGTGCGCCATGAAATTAAATCGCTACAAAAGAAACTGGGCTTTACGTCATTAATTGTCACCCACGATCAGCAGGAAGCCTTAGTGATGGCGGATCGTATTGCGGTATTAAATCAGGGGCGTATTGAACAAACCGGCACGCCGGAAGAAATATATCAACGCCCGGCGACGCCCTTCGTCGCTGATTTTATGGGCGCCGATAATAAAATAACCTCCGGTGAATTATCCGCTACCGCAATATCCGGTTTATCTGCCGCTCAGCAGGGTGACAACGTTATTTATTTTCGCAGCGCCGATGCCGCGCTTGTTGAATTAACGCAGCCCGCGCCGCAGGAGGGACTCGCTCTGGAGGGCGTGGTGGAGCAAAGCGCGTTTCTGGGCAATCTGTATCGCCACAGCGTGCGCTGCCATGACCGCCTGCTGCTGGCCGATGCCGGGCAGTGCTGGCCGACGAAAAGCCGCGTTCGGCTCCATGTGCCAACGCCGGCCCTGCATATTTTTCCTTTACCACCATCATCGTGA